Below is a window of Thermodesulfovibrionales bacterium DNA.
GCGCAGAGGTCCTCGGTCTCGGGAATGTCACGGGGAGCATAGAGAAGGGGAAGGCTGCCGACCTCATCGTCCTGAACATTGGGAAGCCCCATCTGACCCCCGTCTATGATATCTGCTCCCATATCGTCTATTGCCTGAGGGCATCGGATGTCGAGACCGTCATGGTAGAAGGCAGGGTGATCGTCCGTGGAGGAAAAATGAACGACGGCAATGAAGAAGAAATTCTGGACAAGGCGAAGAGGTGGGGCGAGAAGATAAAGGGCGGCAGCAAGTAAAGAGGAGATCTATGGGTGATGAACACGAAAAATTGATGAAGACGACGGTATACCTGGAAGAAGAAGTCCTGGAAGAACTTGAGAAGGTCGCGGTGGAATATTCGGAGGAGACCGGAAAGAGATGGTCCCGGGGAGGAGTGATACGGCTCGCTCTCGGCGAGTTCTTTGCGCGGAGGGGGAAGATACTTTAATCGACTGCCGGATGCGGCAGCTTTCCTTCCGTGGCATTGACTCAGACCACTCAAATCGATTAGAGTAACAGCGAAACGAAATGTGAACTCCCACCGAGCAGTACACGCAGGATGAGGGTTGCACAGCATATCCAGAGCGAGGTTAGAAATCATGTCCGAAGAGAAAATCGTTGCCGATTCAGAAAGACCCGATGAGCACGTCGAAGCTGGAGGAGTCGAAGAGAGTTTCGCCGAACTGCTCGAAAAGAGCGGTTCTCCGTCCGGGAGGCTTGAACCGGGCCAGAAGGTAAGAGCCAAGGTTATCAGCATTTCCGAAGACTTTGTTTACATAGACCTCGGAGGGAAAAGTGAGGGTATGATCGACGTGAAGGAGTTTATGGATCAGGACGGTACCCTTCGCGTGCGGGAAGGCGAGGAGATCGAGGCCTTCTTCGTCTCTCTGCAGGACGGCGGGAGGGTGTTGACCACAAAGATTCGCGGTTATGCTCCCCAGTCGCTGAAAGCTATCCGTGACGCATTCGAGGCCGGTCTGCCGGTGACGGGAGAAGTTAAACGGGAGGTGAAGGGCGGCTTCGAGATATCTGTCGGTGGGGTGAGATGTTTCTGTCCCTTTTCCCAGATAGACCTCAGGGGAGGGCGTGAGGGCGGAATTTTCCTCGGGCAGAGCTTCTCCTTTAAGGTTCTTGAATTCGGGGAAGAGGGCCGCAACATCGTCGTTTCTAGGCGGGTGCTCCTGGAAGAGGAGAAGCGGGCGAAGAGAGAAAAACTGAAAGAGACCCTTGAGGTGGGGATGGAGGTGACCGGCAGAGTTCGTTCCCTTCAGAATTTCGGGGCCTTTCTTGATATTGGAGGGATTGACGGCCTGCTCCCCGTCAGCGAAATCGCCTGGGGACGGACGGAGAGGCCGCAGGATGTCTTATCCGTGGGGCAGGAGGTAAAGGTGAAGATCATCTCCCTCGATTGGGAGAGTAACCGTCTGACCTTGAGCATGAGGCAGATGCAGCAGGACCCCTGGATGACTTCAGCGGAAAGGTATCCCGTTGATAGTCGTGTGCAGGGCACCATAGTCAGGCTGACCGCCTTCGGCGCCTTTGTGAACCTTGAACCGGGCATTGACGGGTTAATCCATATATCGAACCTCGGCGCAGGCAGGCGGATTAATCATCCGAAGGAAGTAGTAGAGGTCGGACAGGTAGTCGAAGCGTATGTTCTCGAAGTCGACCCTCTGAAGAGGAAACTCTCTCTCTCGATGCAGCCTAAACCAAAAGTGGAGAAGATCGCTCTTCCAGCCGTGGGGGAGGTTCTTGAGGGAGTCGTTGAGAAGGTGATGCCCTTCGGCATCTTCCTGAGGCTGAATAGCGGCCTGACTGGACTCATACCGAATGCCGAGGTCGGCACCCCCCGCGGGACCGATCATAGCCGTATGTTCCCTGAAGGAACCCCGATGCAGGCTGTCGTGGCGGACGTGGACAGCAGTAACGGTAAGGTGCGGCTTAGCCGGAAAGGTGTGCTTGAGAAGAAAGAGCAGGAAGAGTTCAATCGATATAAGGACGCTGCGAAGGAAAAGAAGGAATCATCAGGCGGACTCGGGATTCTCGGAGAAGCGCTGAAGGCAAAGCTTGAGGAGAAGAATAAATAACGAGCCGGCATGACAGCTCTTCCAGAAGACGGTGTGGTGCCATAAGTCCGCTTTTCTGTCGGAACTCTTTGTAAACCACAAAGAAATCTAACTAAGCAAGTCTTGCCTGTCGATAGCGGTTCGAGTCTTTGATCTATTAGACGTTAGAGTAGGACTCCGGCTTCCACCGACTACATCGCACATTCATGAAATAGCAACAGTTGAAGGTTTACGAGAGAAACGTGTATCACCTTTATTTGTCATTTGTTGACTCAATACGCATTACCTTTCTTTGTTTCCTGCACTCAGGGCAAATTGGTAGTCCTTGTCGATGGGATAATTGAAATAAGACGAACCCCCAGCCTCGAAGGTGCTTCGAACATAGCACGCGACGGCATGAACGACACACGCCTCCATCCTCAGGCATGAAAGATCTGCGGCATTTTTCGCAAATGAAGGGAACAACTGGTTTAGTCAAAGTCACTAATGCTTTTCTCCCGCGATCCTTGCCAAGGCGACGACGTAAGGAAGGGTTTGAGGACTGCGATTGAGTCTTTTCTAACGATCGGATCTTTCACTCTCACCTCCCAAGGTTGAAAATGAAAATCACCATGTATCCTATCAATACAGCAATGAAAATAAGCGAAAGGATATAAGTAAGCCTCTTATTTGCGATGCGGATTATCCAGAAATTGCTCGGTAACTGTTCGAGGGGAATCGTCCTAAAACCATACCATCTGTACTTGTAGCCAATTACCAATAATAGGAGAACAGACACGACTGAGAAAAATGCTGCGGAACGCAGATCATGCAACACGAAAAAAGGGATAGCAATAGAGAGAAACATTGCAAATGGCATAATGACAAACGCCAAGAGCGCACCATTAAAAGTCATACGATACTCTGTGTATTTGTGACAAGTCTGACATCTATAATAAAAATGGAACCCTCCCATCGTGAAGCCATAATATTCCAGATTTGAAGCCTCGCAGTGGGCACATGCCCCTTTAGGTTTTAAAATGGTAATCATTTATTCAGACACAAAGTGTTTTTGCAGAATCTTCTCCTCATAAATGCCAGTGAAATACTTTTTCCACTTGTGACATGCACCATTATATCAGACTACGACGCTGCGGTTTTCAGGAAGGAAACCGAGAGTTCGTGTTACAATGTGTCTGTGAAGAAACGTTCCTATAAATCTTTTGCGTCGATCGCCATACTCTGTATGCTCTCACTCTCCACGGGCTGCGGCGGGGGAAAGTCGCTCAGAGTGCAGGGAGTTCAGGAGGGCACACAGCTTACAGGGCAGTACAGGCTCGTTCTTTACAGGGATGGAAGCTGGGACGGGCTCAAGACCGTAGCGTTTCTTGACTTAGAGGGTGATGGCTATATGCTGGTGCCCCACGCTGAGCGCTATGATTACCAGGTTGTAACCGGCGTCCGAGGTCAGGATGCCCT
It encodes the following:
- the rpsA gene encoding 30S ribosomal protein S1, which codes for MSEEKIVADSERPDEHVEAGGVEESFAELLEKSGSPSGRLEPGQKVRAKVISISEDFVYIDLGGKSEGMIDVKEFMDQDGTLRVREGEEIEAFFVSLQDGGRVLTTKIRGYAPQSLKAIRDAFEAGLPVTGEVKREVKGGFEISVGGVRCFCPFSQIDLRGGREGGIFLGQSFSFKVLEFGEEGRNIVVSRRVLLEEEKRAKREKLKETLEVGMEVTGRVRSLQNFGAFLDIGGIDGLLPVSEIAWGRTERPQDVLSVGQEVKVKIISLDWESNRLTLSMRQMQQDPWMTSAERYPVDSRVQGTIVRLTAFGAFVNLEPGIDGLIHISNLGAGRRINHPKEVVEVGQVVEAYVLEVDPLKRKLSLSMQPKPKVEKIALPAVGEVLEGVVEKVMPFGIFLRLNSGLTGLIPNAEVGTPRGTDHSRMFPEGTPMQAVVADVDSSNGKVRLSRKGVLEKKEQEEFNRYKDAAKEKKESSGGLGILGEALKAKLEEKNK